From Saccharothrix espanaensis DSM 44229, the proteins below share one genomic window:
- a CDS encoding peptidase inhibitor family I36 protein has product MAKAPEGAGPAAVFARRLWELKQRAGDPSYDSMRKDHGALASKSALSAAARGAQLPSWETTWEFVRSLAVGVLGQDEQRVHATWRQRWDQAAAAVLAQAAPVERPPAAPWIRRRKWWLLGAVAAIVIGVLLVTASRSRPEHPTPTTIAEPCEATWLCLYRNTGFDDMNFRTQRQNMCWRLADYHLQDAVFSYDNNLPITAHFYDSAKNRVGDIRAGDSSPDSSALPGAFWFCTGSARP; this is encoded by the coding sequence GTGGCCAAAGCTCCCGAGGGCGCCGGCCCGGCGGCCGTCTTCGCCCGGCGGTTGTGGGAGCTCAAGCAACGCGCGGGTGACCCGTCCTACGACTCCATGCGCAAGGACCACGGCGCGCTGGCCTCGAAATCGGCGTTGTCGGCGGCGGCGCGCGGCGCGCAGCTGCCGTCCTGGGAGACCACCTGGGAGTTCGTCCGATCGCTCGCGGTCGGCGTGCTCGGCCAGGACGAGCAGCGCGTTCACGCGACGTGGCGACAGCGGTGGGACCAGGCGGCCGCCGCGGTCCTGGCCCAGGCCGCGCCGGTGGAACGCCCGCCGGCGGCACCGTGGATCAGGCGGCGCAAGTGGTGGCTGCTGGGCGCGGTCGCCGCGATCGTGATCGGGGTGCTGCTGGTCACCGCGTCGCGATCGCGGCCGGAACACCCGACGCCGACGACGATCGCCGAACCGTGCGAGGCGACGTGGCTGTGCCTGTACCGGAACACCGGCTTCGACGACATGAACTTCCGGACCCAGCGGCAGAACATGTGCTGGCGGCTCGCCGACTACCACTTGCAGGACGCGGTCTTCTCCTACGACAACAACCTGCCCATCACCGCGCACTTCTACGACTCGGCGAAGAACCGGGTCGGGGACATCCGCGCCGGCGACAGCAGTCCGGACAGCTCGGCCCTGCCCGGCGCATTCTGGTTCTGCACCGGCTCCGCCCGGCCGTGA
- a CDS encoding SH3 domain-containing protein, with the protein MNKTLSAITLATTLFGCATLGGVAGADPAPAAGLQSPADRTSIAAARCAGYGWVISNTDGLHVRSGPGTNYDILVTVNRGHRLSCFPVVAGGRYTACGTTDANGWIPVDRDGNARIDGYVASTCVRDA; encoded by the coding sequence ATGAACAAGACACTGTCCGCGATCACCCTGGCGACAACCCTGTTCGGCTGCGCGACGCTCGGCGGCGTCGCCGGAGCGGATCCCGCTCCGGCGGCCGGCCTCCAGTCCCCGGCCGACCGGACCTCGATCGCGGCGGCGCGCTGCGCCGGCTACGGCTGGGTCATCTCCAACACCGACGGGCTGCACGTGCGATCCGGCCCTGGTACCAACTACGACATCCTCGTCACGGTGAACCGCGGCCACCGGCTGTCCTGCTTCCCGGTGGTGGCCGGTGGGCGGTACACCGCCTGCGGGACGACCGACGCCAACGGCTGGATCCCGGTCGACCGGGACGGCAACGCCCGTATCGACGGCTACGTGGCGAGCACCTGCGTCCGGGACGCCTGA
- a CDS encoding SDR family oxidoreductase yields the protein MTEQPTRSDAPVAVTGATGRLGGRVACRLAEAGVPQRLLLRDPARAPELPGATAVPGDYGDRAAVRAALEGVERVLMVSAPETADRVDLHRAFVDAAVDAGVAHLVYISFFGASPDATFTLARDHHATEQHIRASGLAHTFLRDNMYADLMPSMAGQDGVIRGPAEDGRVSVVALDDIAEAAVAVLLAAPEHAGAVYSLTGPQALTLDEVTAILTEVTGRPAVYERETVEEAYLSRAPYKAPDWMLDAWVSTYTAIAKGELAEVTKDVERLTGHPATPLADVVRAAQS from the coding sequence ATGACCGAGCAGCCCACCCGTTCCGACGCCCCCGTCGCGGTCACCGGCGCGACCGGACGGCTGGGTGGCCGCGTCGCCTGCCGGCTCGCCGAAGCCGGTGTGCCGCAACGACTCCTGCTGCGCGACCCGGCCCGTGCGCCGGAACTGCCGGGCGCGACGGCCGTGCCCGGCGACTACGGCGACCGCGCGGCGGTCCGGGCCGCCCTGGAGGGCGTCGAGCGGGTGCTGATGGTGTCGGCACCGGAGACGGCCGACCGGGTCGACCTGCACCGGGCGTTCGTGGACGCGGCGGTCGACGCGGGCGTGGCGCACCTGGTCTACATCTCGTTCTTCGGCGCGTCGCCGGACGCGACCTTCACGCTGGCGCGCGACCACCACGCGACCGAGCAGCACATCCGGGCGAGCGGTCTGGCGCACACGTTCTTGCGGGACAACATGTACGCCGACCTGATGCCGTCGATGGCGGGCCAGGACGGGGTGATCCGGGGTCCCGCCGAGGACGGCCGGGTCTCCGTGGTCGCGCTGGACGACATCGCCGAGGCCGCCGTCGCCGTGCTGCTGGCCGCCCCGGAGCACGCGGGCGCGGTGTACAGCCTGACCGGGCCGCAGGCGCTGACCCTGGACGAGGTGACCGCGATCCTGACCGAGGTCACCGGCCGCCCGGCGGTCTACGAGCGGGAAACCGTCGAGGAGGCGTACCTGTCGCGTGCGCCGTACAAGGCCCCGGACTGGATGCTCGACGCGTGGGTCTCCACCTACACCGCCATCGCCAAGGGCGAACTGGCCGAGGTGACCAAGGACGTCGAACGCCTCACCGGCCACCCCGCCACGCCCCTGGCCGACGTGGTGCGCGCCGCCCAGAGCTGA
- a CDS encoding sensor histidine kinase, translating into MSGENARVGRWAGLRHRLRDAIRSCGYLVVGFGTSLVSLLALTVLPALTVVLGLLLVGVFGIPRLAGALRVLIGFDRRRVARYLGVEVPVPYRPLEGPASVRLATTLSDPATRRDLVWLLFHAVVGIPLGIIGLTLSLGTVFGLTIPLWWYLLPADKPVSMIHQITSWPTALSSFGQGVAYVVIALLIAPPLARLHARVGRRLLSPGRGGRVRLAEQVARLSVSRAAALDAHGMELRRIEGALHDDTQNRIVAVSMHLGMVESALRRDPETALPLVLRAQDAATDALAGLREVVRGIYPPILADRGLDGALTSLASHSGVPCELDVVDVPRAPTAVEAAAYYVVSEALTNVSKHSGARSVRVRVAGAKGNLRITVTDDGLGGAAEGQGRGLTGMRRRVEAFSGAMSLTSPPGGPTVLEVVLPCAS; encoded by the coding sequence GTGAGCGGGGAGAACGCGCGGGTCGGCCGGTGGGCCGGTCTTCGGCACCGCCTGCGCGACGCGATCCGCTCGTGCGGCTACCTGGTCGTCGGGTTCGGCACCTCCCTGGTCTCGCTGCTCGCGCTGACGGTGCTGCCCGCACTGACCGTCGTGCTGGGCCTGCTGCTGGTCGGCGTGTTCGGCATCCCCCGGCTGGCCGGCGCGCTGCGCGTGCTGATCGGCTTCGACCGCCGCCGGGTGGCGCGCTACCTCGGCGTCGAGGTGCCCGTCCCCTACCGCCCGCTGGAGGGCCCGGCGTCGGTCCGGCTGGCCACCACCCTGTCCGACCCGGCCACCCGCCGCGACCTCGTCTGGCTGCTGTTCCACGCCGTGGTCGGGATTCCGCTCGGCATCATCGGGCTCACCCTGTCGCTGGGCACCGTGTTCGGGCTCACCATCCCGCTGTGGTGGTACCTGCTCCCGGCGGACAAGCCGGTCAGCATGATCCACCAGATCACCTCCTGGCCCACCGCGCTCAGCTCGTTCGGCCAGGGCGTCGCGTACGTGGTGATCGCGCTGCTGATCGCGCCACCGCTGGCCCGGCTGCACGCCCGGGTCGGCCGGCGGCTGCTCTCACCGGGGCGCGGCGGCCGGGTCCGGCTGGCCGAGCAGGTCGCGCGGCTGTCGGTGAGCCGGGCCGCCGCGCTCGACGCGCACGGCATGGAGCTGCGGCGGATCGAGGGCGCGCTGCACGACGACACGCAGAACCGGATCGTCGCGGTGTCGATGCACCTGGGCATGGTGGAAAGCGCGTTGCGCCGCGATCCGGAGACCGCCCTGCCGCTCGTGCTGCGCGCGCAGGACGCCGCGACGGACGCGCTGGCCGGCCTGCGCGAGGTGGTGCGCGGCATCTACCCGCCGATCCTGGCCGACCGGGGCCTGGACGGGGCGCTGACGTCGCTGGCGTCGCACTCGGGGGTGCCGTGCGAGCTGGACGTGGTGGACGTGCCGCGCGCGCCGACGGCCGTGGAGGCGGCGGCGTACTACGTGGTGTCGGAGGCCCTGACCAACGTGTCCAAGCACAGCGGCGCCCGCTCGGTGCGGGTCCGCGTGGCCGGCGCGAAGGGCAACCTGCGGATCACCGTCACCGACGACGGGCTGGGCGGCGCGGCCGAGGGCCAGGGCCGGGGGCTGACCGGGATGCGCCGCCGGGTCGAGGCGTTCTCCGGGGCGATGTCGCTGACCAGCCCGCCCGGCGGCCCCACCGTGCTGGAAGTGGTGCTGCCGTGCGCGTCCTGA
- a CDS encoding response regulator transcription factor: MRVLIVEDDALLREGLTLLLRSEGVEVTGTAETADDFLDALAGGLPDVAVVDVRLPPTYRDEGLRAAVEARRRHPGLPVLVLSAHVEHSYALELLSGGGKVGYLLKERVGRVAKFLDALHRVVGGGTAIDSEVIAQLLTRRQRGTELKRLSNREREVLALMAEGQDNTEIAGSLAVSDTAVAKHIRNVFAKLDLQQSEGGHRRVPAVLAYLQGAPR; this comes from the coding sequence GTGCGCGTCCTGATCGTCGAGGACGACGCCCTGCTGCGCGAAGGGCTGACCCTGCTGCTGCGGTCCGAGGGGGTCGAGGTGACCGGCACCGCCGAGACCGCCGACGACTTCCTCGACGCGCTGGCCGGCGGGCTGCCGGACGTGGCGGTGGTCGACGTGCGCCTGCCGCCGACCTACCGCGACGAGGGCCTGCGCGCGGCGGTCGAGGCCCGTCGCCGGCACCCGGGCCTGCCGGTGCTGGTGCTCTCCGCGCATGTCGAGCACAGCTACGCGTTGGAGCTGCTCTCCGGCGGCGGCAAGGTCGGCTACCTGCTCAAGGAGCGGGTGGGCCGGGTGGCGAAGTTCCTCGATGCGCTGCACCGCGTGGTCGGCGGCGGCACCGCCATCGACTCCGAGGTGATCGCCCAGCTGCTCACCCGGCGGCAGCGCGGCACCGAGCTGAAACGGCTGAGCAACCGCGAGCGCGAGGTGCTGGCGCTGATGGCCGAGGGCCAGGACAACACCGAGATCGCCGGGTCCCTGGCGGTGTCGGACACGGCGGTGGCCAAGCACATCCGCAACGTCTTCGCGAAGCTCGACCTCCAGCAGAGCGAGGGCGGCCACCGCCGCGTGCCGGCGGTGCTCGCCTACCTCCAAGGCGCACCGCGCTGA
- a CDS encoding SDR family oxidoreductase produces MKVAVVGANGRIGAVVVDVLGRRGHDVVPIARSAGVDVYTGEGLAAALAGVEVVVDAVNVSSQDTDVVVDFFGTSARNLQREGAAAGVRRIVLVSIIGIDPFTSGHYAGKLAQERALAEGRVPVRVVRAAQFHEFPGMVLEWTTEGDVARVPEVRAQLVSSRAVAEKVVEAVLVEDVPALVDIAGPEEFRLVDAVRLLVERRGAAMRVEEVPAGDDPDQARLAAGALLPGPDAVIAGESFGEWLDERYPAG; encoded by the coding sequence GTGAAGGTCGCGGTTGTGGGAGCGAACGGGCGGATCGGCGCGGTCGTGGTCGACGTCCTGGGGCGGCGGGGGCACGACGTGGTGCCGATCGCCCGTTCGGCCGGGGTGGACGTCTACACCGGCGAAGGGCTCGCGGCGGCGTTGGCCGGCGTGGAGGTCGTGGTGGACGCGGTGAACGTGTCGTCGCAGGACACCGACGTGGTGGTGGACTTCTTCGGCACGTCCGCGCGCAACCTCCAGCGGGAGGGCGCGGCGGCGGGGGTGCGGCGGATCGTGCTGGTCTCGATCATCGGCATCGACCCGTTCACCTCCGGCCACTACGCCGGGAAGCTCGCGCAGGAGCGGGCGCTGGCGGAGGGGCGGGTGCCGGTGCGGGTCGTGCGGGCGGCGCAGTTCCACGAGTTCCCCGGCATGGTGCTGGAGTGGACCACCGAGGGCGACGTGGCCCGCGTGCCGGAGGTGCGCGCGCAACTGGTCTCGTCCCGCGCGGTGGCCGAGAAGGTGGTCGAAGCAGTGCTGGTGGAGGACGTGCCGGCGCTGGTCGACATCGCCGGGCCGGAGGAGTTCCGGCTGGTCGACGCGGTGCGCCTGCTCGTCGAGCGGCGGGGCGCGGCAATGCGGGTCGAGGAGGTGCCCGCCGGGGACGACCCGGACCAGGCGCGGTTGGCGGCCGGCGCTCTGCTCCCCGGGCCGGACGCCGTGATCGCCGGCGAGTCCTTCGGCGAGTGGCTGGACGAGCGCTACCCGGCCGGGTGA
- a CDS encoding GNAT family N-acetyltransferase: MSTVEIVPAGPEDAEALTTLMHGCSAYSGEYASILHDFRVTAEHVRAHPTFLAGAAGEVLGFYSLITDPAELDMLFVADRAQGAGLGARLVGHLLEQARARGLTTVKVVSHPPAEGFYRRMGARRVGVVPARPPKVTWERPELAFDVGPR, from the coding sequence GTGAGCACCGTCGAGATCGTGCCGGCCGGTCCGGAGGACGCCGAGGCGTTGACCACCCTCATGCACGGGTGTTCCGCCTACAGCGGCGAGTACGCCTCGATCCTGCACGACTTCCGGGTGACCGCCGAGCACGTGCGCGCGCACCCGACGTTCCTGGCCGGGGCGGCGGGCGAGGTGCTCGGCTTCTACAGCCTGATCACCGACCCGGCGGAGCTGGACATGCTGTTCGTCGCGGACCGGGCGCAGGGCGCGGGCCTGGGCGCGCGGCTGGTCGGCCACCTGCTGGAGCAGGCCCGCGCGCGGGGCCTGACCACGGTCAAGGTCGTGTCGCACCCGCCGGCCGAGGGGTTCTACCGGCGGATGGGCGCCCGCCGGGTGGGCGTGGTCCCGGCCCGGCCGCCCAAGGTCACCTGGGAACGGCCGGAGCTCGCGTTCGACGTCGGGCCGCGCTGA
- a CDS encoding LysR family transcriptional regulator, whose protein sequence is MDLAAVRTFVAVVDEGRFQRAAEDLAISQQAVSKRIAALEKELGVRLFTRTAQGARLSADGEAFLPHARDLLDAAGRAVASVRPERRALRVDVIGRKLAPADLLRDFHRAHPEVELHVVTLHDADAATAALLAGTVDASFRAAGALPPGIEAVRVLDEPIQLLTGPRHEFAEAGAVRPADLAGRRIWMPGIAGTEWGEFYEGLAAEFGFTLDPVGPHYGTEPLLDVITRSADLAAFVGGQTRLLRAPEHDLRRVDLHHPTPVYPHSVLWRAGNPHPALAALRGYLGSRPALPDSWAPGPLSGRADARPAPPHPPGPRNPR, encoded by the coding sequence GTGGATCTCGCTGCCGTGCGCACCTTCGTCGCCGTAGTGGACGAGGGCCGGTTCCAGCGGGCCGCCGAGGACCTGGCGATCAGCCAGCAGGCGGTGTCCAAGCGGATCGCCGCGCTGGAGAAGGAACTCGGCGTGCGGCTGTTCACCCGGACCGCGCAGGGCGCGCGGCTGTCGGCGGACGGCGAGGCGTTCCTGCCCCACGCCCGGGACCTGCTCGACGCCGCCGGGCGGGCGGTGGCGTCGGTCCGGCCCGAACGGCGGGCGCTGCGGGTGGACGTGATCGGCCGCAAGCTCGCGCCGGCCGACCTGCTGCGCGACTTCCACCGCGCGCACCCCGAGGTCGAGCTGCACGTGGTGACCCTGCACGACGCCGACGCCGCGACCGCCGCCCTGCTCGCCGGCACGGTCGACGCCTCGTTCCGGGCGGCGGGCGCGCTGCCGCCCGGCATCGAGGCGGTCCGGGTGCTCGACGAGCCGATCCAGCTGCTCACCGGCCCGCGCCACGAGTTCGCCGAGGCGGGCGCGGTGCGGCCGGCCGACCTCGCCGGCCGGCGGATCTGGATGCCCGGGATCGCGGGCACCGAGTGGGGCGAGTTCTACGAGGGGCTCGCCGCCGAGTTCGGGTTCACGCTCGACCCGGTCGGCCCGCACTACGGCACCGAGCCGCTGCTGGACGTGATCACGCGCTCGGCGGACCTGGCGGCGTTCGTGGGCGGGCAGACCCGGCTGCTCCGGGCGCCCGAGCACGACCTGCGCCGGGTCGACCTGCACCACCCGACGCCGGTCTACCCGCACTCGGTGCTGTGGCGGGCGGGCAACCCGCACCCGGCACTGGCCGCGCTGCGCGGGTACCTGGGCTCCCGGCCCGCCCTGCCGGACAGCTGGGCGCCCGGCCCGCTCAGCGGCCGTGCGGACGCTCGCCCGGCACCGCCGCACCCTCCCGGGCCCCGGAACCCGCGGTGA
- a CDS encoding NAD(P)/FAD-dependent oxidoreductase, which produces MTDQLGDSYDVVVVGGGAAGLNGALMLARSRRSVVVVDAGEPRNAPADGVHGLLGREGTPPAELLARGRDEVRSYGGHVVPGRVDAVAFADDGFAVTLADGRAVRARRLLVATGLVDELPAVPGLRERWGREVLHCPYCHGYEVRDRAVGVLAGGPMSVHQALLFRQLTDDVTYFANGAEPAADETERLAARGIRIVAGQVAAVEVADDRLTGVRLADGTVVARDALVVAPRMVARVGFLRAIGLHPVEHPSGAGEHLAADPTGRTDVHGVWVAGNSADLAAQVGAAAAAGAMAGAQINADLVAEETRLAVDAYRDPVTAGSGAREGAAVPGERPHGR; this is translated from the coding sequence ATGACCGATCAGCTGGGTGACAGCTATGACGTGGTGGTGGTCGGCGGCGGGGCGGCCGGCTTGAACGGGGCTTTGATGCTGGCCCGCTCGCGGCGCTCGGTGGTGGTGGTCGACGCCGGCGAGCCCCGCAACGCCCCCGCCGACGGCGTGCACGGACTGCTCGGCCGGGAGGGGACCCCGCCGGCCGAACTGCTGGCGCGCGGACGGGACGAGGTCCGATCCTACGGCGGCCACGTCGTGCCCGGCCGGGTCGACGCGGTGGCCTTCGCCGACGACGGGTTCGCCGTGACGCTGGCCGACGGGCGCGCGGTCCGCGCGCGGCGGCTGCTGGTCGCCACCGGCCTGGTGGACGAGCTGCCGGCCGTGCCGGGGCTGCGCGAGCGGTGGGGGCGCGAGGTCCTGCACTGCCCGTACTGCCACGGCTACGAGGTCCGGGACCGGGCGGTCGGCGTGCTGGCCGGCGGGCCGATGTCGGTCCACCAGGCGTTGCTGTTCCGGCAACTCACCGATGACGTCACCTACTTCGCCAACGGCGCGGAACCCGCTGCCGACGAGACCGAACGGCTGGCCGCGCGCGGCATCCGGATCGTGGCCGGGCAGGTCGCGGCCGTCGAGGTCGCCGACGACCGGCTGACCGGCGTGCGACTGGCCGACGGCACGGTGGTCGCCCGCGACGCGCTGGTGGTCGCGCCGCGCATGGTCGCCCGGGTCGGCTTCCTGCGCGCGATCGGGCTGCACCCGGTCGAGCACCCGTCCGGGGCGGGCGAGCACCTGGCCGCCGACCCGACGGGCCGGACCGACGTGCACGGTGTCTGGGTCGCGGGAAACTCGGCCGACCTGGCCGCGCAGGTCGGCGCGGCCGCCGCCGCCGGTGCCATGGCCGGCGCGCAGATCAACGCCGACCTGGTCGCGGAGGAGACCCGACTGGCCGTCGACGCCTACCGGGACCCGGTCACCGCGGGTTCCGGGGCCCGGGAGGGTGCGGCGGTGCCGGGCGAGCGTCCGCACGGCCGCTGA
- a CDS encoding MFS transporter has product MGRRFGWLWASFAVSTFGACLAFDAFTLIAVLVLHAGPVEVSALAAVGRAVGAVVAVPLGPWVEFRRKRPVMVATDLVRFAAVASVPVAHLAGWLGFGQLVVVSVVVAASDIAFRAASGAYLKSLVGKEDLLIANGRFEATTWTATALGPPLGGLAVGVFGPVVTVAANAASYLLSAIGIRAIGGAEPPPARAGERLRVGDLLEGWRHVLRHPTLRPLFGNTLLVNGLIMAIAPPVALLMLGPLGFSAWEYGLAFGLPCLGGLVGARLARPLVARFGAHRVLRVAGTLRACWSLGLAFVGPGPGGLVLVLVVQFGLVTCVGVFNPVFATHRLERTGADRVARTLAAWSVTSALTTAALTALWGVLAAMVGVREAVLTAGILLLATPFLLPRADPVPEPDFARRH; this is encoded by the coding sequence ATGGGACGGCGGTTCGGGTGGCTGTGGGCGTCGTTCGCGGTGAGCACGTTCGGCGCGTGCCTCGCGTTCGACGCCTTCACCCTCATAGCGGTCCTGGTGCTGCACGCCGGGCCGGTCGAGGTGTCGGCGCTGGCGGCGGTCGGACGTGCGGTGGGCGCGGTCGTGGCGGTGCCGCTGGGGCCGTGGGTGGAGTTCCGCCGCAAGCGCCCGGTGATGGTCGCGACCGACCTGGTCCGGTTCGCGGCGGTGGCGAGCGTGCCGGTGGCACACCTGGCCGGGTGGTTGGGTTTCGGTCAGCTCGTGGTGGTGTCGGTGGTGGTCGCGGCCTCGGACATCGCGTTCCGGGCGGCCAGTGGCGCCTACCTGAAGTCGTTGGTGGGCAAGGAAGACCTGCTGATCGCGAACGGCCGGTTCGAGGCCACGACGTGGACCGCCACCGCGCTGGGGCCGCCACTGGGCGGCCTGGCGGTCGGGGTGTTCGGCCCGGTGGTCACGGTCGCCGCGAACGCTGCGAGCTACCTGCTGTCGGCCATCGGGATCCGGGCGATCGGCGGTGCCGAGCCGCCGCCGGCGCGGGCCGGCGAGCGGCTGCGCGTCGGCGACCTGCTCGAAGGCTGGCGGCACGTCCTGCGGCACCCGACGCTGCGGCCGTTGTTCGGCAACACCCTGCTGGTCAACGGCCTGATCATGGCGATCGCGCCGCCGGTCGCGCTGCTCATGCTCGGCCCGCTGGGGTTCTCGGCCTGGGAGTACGGGCTCGCGTTCGGGCTGCCGTGCCTGGGCGGGCTGGTCGGCGCGCGGCTGGCCCGGCCGCTGGTCGCGCGGTTCGGGGCGCACCGCGTGCTGCGCGTCGCCGGGACGTTGCGCGCGTGCTGGTCGCTGGGCCTGGCCTTCGTCGGGCCCGGACCGGGCGGGCTGGTGCTCGTCCTCGTCGTCCAGTTCGGACTGGTGACCTGCGTGGGCGTGTTCAACCCGGTGTTCGCCACCCACCGGCTGGAGCGGACCGGCGCGGACCGGGTCGCCCGCACGCTGGCGGCGTGGTCGGTCACCAGCGCCCTGACCACCGCCGCCCTGACGGCGCTGTGGGGCGTGCTGGCGGCGATGGTCGGTGTTCGCGAGGCGGTCCTGACGGCCGGGATCCTGCTGCTGGCGACCCCGTTCCTGCTGCCCCGCGCGGACCCCGTGCCGGAGCCCGACTTCGCGCGGCGGCACTGA
- a CDS encoding TetR/AcrR family transcriptional regulator, with the protein MAEIPGRRARKKAATRQALADAALRLFLERGFDQVTVAEIAAAADTAVSTLFVHFPGGKEALVLGDGGERAEALTAAVRDRPAGGSVLDALRDFLATRGPFAADLDPDHRRRTRLVVETPALRAHARKLWTDNEAVLARVIAEETGGDPAELSLRLLARFVLEVPDLAALEPDPRAALRTAFAHLRAGWPDL; encoded by the coding sequence ATGGCGGAGATCCCGGGCCGGCGTGCGCGCAAGAAGGCGGCGACCAGGCAGGCGCTGGCCGACGCGGCGCTGCGGCTGTTCCTGGAGCGCGGGTTCGACCAGGTCACCGTCGCCGAGATCGCCGCCGCCGCCGACACGGCCGTCTCCACGCTGTTCGTGCACTTCCCCGGCGGCAAGGAGGCGCTCGTCCTCGGTGACGGCGGCGAGCGCGCCGAGGCGCTGACCGCGGCGGTGCGCGACCGGCCCGCGGGCGGGTCGGTCCTCGACGCCCTGCGCGACTTCCTGGCCACCCGCGGCCCGTTCGCGGCAGACCTGGACCCCGACCACCGGCGGCGCACCCGGCTCGTGGTCGAGACCCCCGCGCTGCGCGCCCACGCCCGCAAGCTCTGGACCGACAACGAGGCGGTGCTCGCCCGGGTGATCGCCGAGGAGACCGGCGGCGACCCGGCGGAGCTCTCGCTGCGCCTGCTCGCCCGGTTCGTGCTGGAGGTCCCGGACCTCGCGGCCCTGGAGCCCGACCCCCGGGCCGCGCTGCGCACCGCCTTCGCCCACCTCCGCGCGGGGTGGCCGGACCTCTGA
- a CDS encoding TetR/AcrR family transcriptional regulator, translating into MERPLRADARRNRARVLEVAAHVFATEGLSVPVHEIARRAGVGTGTVSRHFPTKDDLVTAVLRTLTADLVAEADALAASEDPGGAFFAFLGSLVRSGAAHRGLARELTGGCGERRDVEGRTRALLARAQEAGAVRPDVCYADVKALLTGCMVHEGGPLEPVIGVLRDGLRHTTPPREDDSA; encoded by the coding sequence GTGGAACGACCGTTGCGCGCCGACGCGCGGCGCAACCGGGCTCGGGTGCTGGAGGTCGCGGCGCACGTGTTCGCGACCGAGGGCTTGTCGGTGCCGGTGCACGAGATCGCGCGGCGCGCGGGCGTCGGCACCGGGACCGTCAGCCGGCACTTCCCCACGAAGGACGACCTGGTCACCGCCGTGCTGCGGACCCTCACGGCGGACCTGGTGGCCGAGGCCGACGCCCTGGCCGCGAGCGAGGACCCGGGTGGCGCGTTCTTCGCGTTCCTCGGGTCCCTGGTGCGGTCGGGCGCGGCGCACCGCGGGCTGGCGCGGGAGCTGACCGGCGGGTGCGGGGAGCGGCGGGACGTCGAAGGGCGGACCCGCGCGCTGCTCGCCCGTGCCCAGGAGGCCGGGGCGGTCCGGCCGGACGTCTGCTACGCCGACGTGAAAGCGCTGCTGACCGGCTGCATGGTCCACGAAGGCGGGCCGCTGGAACCGGTGATCGGCGTGCTCCGCGACGGCCTGCGCCACACGACACCACCACGAGAGGACGACTCCGCATGA
- a CDS encoding helix-turn-helix domain-containing protein: MADETEPVLAAVGPRLRALRKRRGLTLADLSTETGTSESTLSRLESGDRRPTLELLLPLARVYGVPLDDLVGAPRTGDPRIHLRPIHRHGMTFIPLTSRAGGVQAFKMLIPSRREPAEPTPQTHGGYEWVYVLDGRLRLVVGDRDLVLAAGEAAEFDTALPHWLGSSDGRAVETLVLFGPQGERAHVRARTARQPGAVPQSQVHSGR; the protein is encoded by the coding sequence GTGGCGGACGAGACGGAACCGGTGCTCGCGGCGGTCGGCCCCCGGCTGCGCGCCCTGCGCAAGCGGCGCGGGCTGACCCTGGCCGACCTGTCGACCGAGACCGGCACGTCGGAGAGCACCCTGTCCCGGCTGGAGAGCGGCGACCGCAGGCCCACCCTGGAGTTGCTGCTGCCGCTGGCCCGCGTGTACGGGGTGCCGCTGGACGACCTCGTCGGCGCGCCGCGCACCGGCGACCCGCGGATCCACTTGCGACCGATCCACCGCCACGGCATGACGTTCATCCCGCTCACCAGCCGGGCGGGCGGGGTGCAGGCGTTCAAGATGCTCATCCCGAGCCGGCGGGAGCCGGCCGAACCGACGCCGCAGACCCACGGCGGCTACGAGTGGGTGTACGTCCTCGACGGCCGGCTGCGGCTGGTGGTCGGCGACCGCGACCTGGTGCTGGCCGCCGGCGAGGCCGCCGAGTTCGACACCGCGCTGCCGCACTGGCTCGGCTCGTCCGACGGCCGCGCCGTGGAGACGCTCGTCCTGTTCGGACCGCAGGGCGAGCGCGCCCACGTCCGGGCGCGCACCGCCCGTCAGCCCGGCGCCGTGCCGCAGAGTCAAGTCCACAGTGGACGGTAG